A single Nitrosospira multiformis ATCC 25196 DNA region contains:
- a CDS encoding ABC transporter ATP-binding protein, translated as MDSSPPTATDDINSADIALRVSALSKTYRIYGRSQDRLLQGLWGNRKQLYREFRALDSISFEIRRGETFGIIGPNGSGKSTLLQLIAGTLTPTQGEIYIKGKVSALLELGAGFNGEFTGRENIRMAASIAGLNPGEIGQRHECIAAYADIGDFLDQPVKTYSSGMYVRLAFAVAISVEPEVLIIDEALAVGDMEFQAKCMVTLKQMQERGTTILFVSHDVGAVSALCKRTLYLKHGRALEIGPTPDVVARYIREVQEANNRKINVTVSENNDSRTTSPSDASETGIAPSHRTASLTSAEAASGAASGFLTAASPFRSVEKKHLARFAENANHCRSGTGDVRVIYAEMTDDEGLPVRSAEFGQSVLIRIIVEAARTCTFSVNYKICDKNRTPVIGADFLMQRQALLTLEPSQQAEALYRTSLPLTDGRYSLRISLTHPVNAHQQALFFDIVEIAHVFEVLPNPTAKFWTQVYLPNTLDVRVLE; from the coding sequence CCGGAAGCAACTGTATCGGGAATTCCGGGCGCTGGACAGCATTTCCTTCGAGATTCGTCGCGGGGAAACTTTCGGCATCATCGGTCCGAACGGATCCGGGAAAAGCACGCTGCTGCAACTGATCGCGGGAACGCTGACACCCACTCAGGGTGAAATATATATCAAAGGCAAAGTCTCGGCTTTACTTGAGCTGGGAGCCGGCTTCAACGGGGAATTTACTGGCCGCGAGAATATCCGTATGGCGGCATCGATTGCGGGATTGAATCCTGGCGAGATCGGACAACGCCACGAGTGCATCGCCGCTTATGCCGACATTGGCGATTTCCTCGATCAACCGGTAAAGACGTACTCAAGCGGCATGTATGTACGCCTTGCATTCGCCGTCGCCATCTCGGTCGAGCCGGAGGTACTGATCATAGATGAAGCACTGGCGGTGGGGGACATGGAATTTCAGGCGAAGTGCATGGTGACATTGAAGCAGATGCAGGAACGCGGCACCACCATTCTGTTTGTCAGCCATGATGTGGGAGCGGTGAGCGCCTTATGTAAGCGGACCCTTTATCTCAAGCATGGCCGGGCACTGGAAATCGGTCCTACTCCTGACGTCGTTGCACGCTATATTCGTGAAGTACAGGAAGCAAACAACCGGAAAATAAATGTAACCGTTTCTGAAAACAACGATTCGAGAACCACGAGCCCATCCGACGCTTCTGAGACCGGGATCGCTCCCTCCCACCGTACTGCTTCCCTCACCAGCGCTGAGGCCGCATCTGGAGCCGCTTCTGGATTCTTGACGGCAGCAAGCCCGTTCCGGAGCGTGGAGAAGAAACATCTTGCACGCTTTGCTGAAAATGCAAATCACTGCCGCTCGGGAACCGGCGATGTGCGTGTAATTTACGCGGAAATGACAGATGATGAAGGACTGCCGGTACGCTCGGCAGAATTCGGACAATCAGTCCTCATACGGATCATCGTTGAAGCCGCCCGCACCTGTACTTTTTCAGTCAACTACAAAATTTGCGATAAGAATCGGACGCCGGTGATAGGAGCGGACTTCCTCATGCAAAGGCAGGCGCTGCTGACCCTGGAGCCGTCGCAGCAGGCCGAGGCGCTTTACCGGACATCGCTCCCGCTGACCGACGGCAGATACAGCTTGAGAATTTCACTCACACACCCCGTCAACGCCCATCAACAGGCACTGTTCTTCGATATCGTGGAGATCGCCCATGTATTCGAGGTGCTGCCCAATCCGACTGCAAAGTTCTGGACACAGGTTTATCTGCCGAATACGCTCGATGTAAGGGTTCTGGAATGA